The Natronoglycomyces albus genome has a segment encoding these proteins:
- the lpdA gene encoding dihydrolipoyl dehydrogenase has translation MSDPNTGYDVVILGGGSGGYATALRAGQLGLTVALIEKDKVGGTCLHRGCIPTKALLHAGEIADSARESEQFGVQAELKGIDMPGVNKYKDSIVGRLYKGLTGMIKGDEKITVINGTGKLVGPNTVEVDGDRITGKNIVLATGSYSKTLPGLDIDGEQILTSDEALNLDALPKSAIVLGGGVIGSEFASAWKSLGVEVTIVEALPRLVAAEDPDSSKALERAFRKRGIKFHTGKPFKSVDKTADGVTLTLEDGTEVTGELLLVAVGRGPTTSGCGFEDQGITMDRGFVPTNEYMQTNVPHIYAVGDIVPGVQLAHRGFGHGILVAEHIAGLNPAPIDEDGIPRVTYTEPEIASVGISEEKAKERYGDKVKVYNYNLGGNGKSRILKTAGFVKLVSVEDGPVVGIHMVGARIGEQVGEAQLIYNWEAYASDVAQLIHMHPTQNESLGEAHLALAGKPLHAHA, from the coding sequence ATGAGCGACCCGAACACAGGTTACGACGTAGTAATCCTGGGTGGAGGCAGCGGTGGCTACGCCACCGCCCTGCGCGCGGGACAGCTGGGGCTGACTGTGGCCCTCATCGAGAAAGACAAGGTGGGCGGCACGTGTCTGCATCGCGGTTGCATCCCCACCAAAGCCCTGCTGCACGCGGGTGAAATCGCCGACTCCGCCCGAGAGTCCGAGCAATTCGGCGTACAAGCCGAGCTCAAGGGCATCGACATGCCCGGAGTCAACAAGTACAAGGACTCCATTGTCGGTCGCCTGTACAAGGGACTCACTGGCATGATCAAGGGCGACGAGAAAATCACCGTGATCAACGGGACCGGCAAACTGGTCGGACCCAACACCGTCGAGGTCGACGGTGACCGCATCACCGGTAAGAACATCGTTTTGGCGACCGGCTCCTACTCCAAGACCCTGCCGGGCCTAGACATCGACGGCGAACAAATTCTCACCTCGGATGAGGCACTCAACCTGGACGCGCTGCCAAAGTCGGCCATCGTGCTCGGCGGCGGCGTCATCGGTTCCGAATTCGCCAGCGCGTGGAAATCCCTGGGTGTCGAGGTCACCATCGTCGAAGCGCTGCCGCGCCTGGTAGCCGCCGAGGACCCCGACTCCTCGAAGGCCCTCGAGCGCGCCTTCCGCAAGCGTGGCATCAAGTTCCACACGGGCAAACCGTTCAAGTCCGTTGACAAGACCGCCGATGGTGTCACGCTGACCCTCGAAGACGGCACCGAAGTCACCGGCGAGCTGTTGCTGGTCGCCGTGGGCCGGGGGCCGACCACCTCCGGCTGCGGCTTTGAAGACCAAGGCATCACGATGGACCGCGGATTCGTTCCCACCAATGAGTACATGCAGACCAACGTGCCGCACATCTACGCGGTGGGCGACATCGTCCCGGGCGTGCAGCTGGCCCACCGCGGCTTCGGGCACGGCATCCTCGTGGCCGAGCACATCGCGGGTCTCAACCCGGCTCCCATCGACGAGGACGGCATCCCCCGCGTCACCTACACCGAGCCTGAAATCGCCTCCGTTGGCATCAGTGAGGAAAAAGCCAAGGAGCGCTACGGCGACAAGGTTAAGGTGTACAACTACAACCTGGGCGGAAACGGGAAGAGCCGGATCTTGAAAACGGCTGGTTTCGTGAAGCTGGTCAGCGTGGAAGACGGCCCTGTGGTCGGCATCCACATGGTCGGGGCTCGCATTGGGGAGCAAGTCGGTGAAGCTCAGTTGATTTACAACTGGGAAGCCTACGCATCGGACGTGGCGCAGCTAATCCACATGCACCCCACCCAGAACGAGTCGCTCGGTGAGGCCCACCTGGCCCTGGCCGGGAAGCCGCTGCACGCACACGCGTAA
- a CDS encoding oxidoreductase → MAWFRRKKKQNNDTLDRASDNDDLKHLLEFVRSRTGVEAFIEPRTTVTETTVMLIAHDGEWTRRRVDGVEGAFKFGNKYEIPVYEVAKVGYPQRKRDYDKRQKILRQRGEI, encoded by the coding sequence GTGGCCTGGTTTCGGCGTAAGAAGAAGCAAAACAATGACACCCTGGATCGCGCATCTGACAACGACGACCTCAAGCATTTGCTGGAGTTCGTGCGGTCGCGCACTGGTGTGGAGGCTTTTATCGAGCCGCGGACGACGGTGACGGAGACGACGGTCATGTTGATCGCCCATGATGGCGAGTGGACCCGGCGGCGTGTCGACGGAGTTGAAGGCGCGTTCAAATTTGGTAACAAGTATGAAATCCCCGTATACGAGGTGGCCAAGGTCGGCTATCCGCAGCGCAAGCGCGATTACGACAAACGGCAGAAGATCTTGCGGCAGCGCGGGGAGATTTAG
- a CDS encoding leucyl aminopeptidase produces the protein MTQLKAAATSAADIEVDVLVVGLVAGDDAPELVGAAEVNSAFDDLAGTFQLLGNEGKASSVTFLPSQGNVAAKLILGVGLGKANDEGDFEAETLRRAAGEAVRASFGHATVAFALPGDTEAIATGALLGAYQAKTYKTDTDDIKLPPEAVTVLGADAATLTRVHGLAAGVFATRDWVNQPGNYLRPPSFADDIAHKSRAVGLEVDILDETALQEAGYGGILAVGMGSTEKPRLVKITYRAEGASKHVAFVGKGITFDTGGISLKPSQGMWDMKGDMGGAAAVCGAMLAIAEVKPNVNVTAWVALAENMPSGDAYRPGDVVTTYSGKTVEVLNTDAEGRMVLCDALWRAAEDSPDAIYDVATLTGGQVIALGARCAGVMGDEEETARIKRVGDSVGEMMWPMPIPEDIKKNMSSTIADVVQVARGMKRDGHMLQGGHFLSKFLPEGQAWAHIDIAGPSDGPDAYGYVPAGGSGIPVRTLVGLVEDFQS, from the coding sequence ATGACTCAACTTAAGGCAGCGGCAACTTCCGCCGCCGACATTGAGGTGGATGTACTGGTAGTGGGCCTGGTAGCGGGAGATGACGCTCCTGAGCTAGTGGGCGCAGCCGAGGTCAATTCCGCTTTCGACGACCTGGCCGGAACATTCCAACTGCTGGGAAACGAGGGAAAGGCCTCGTCAGTGACTTTCCTCCCCTCACAAGGCAACGTCGCCGCGAAACTCATCCTCGGCGTCGGATTGGGTAAGGCCAACGACGAGGGCGACTTCGAGGCCGAGACCCTGCGCCGTGCCGCAGGCGAGGCCGTTCGTGCCTCGTTTGGTCACGCCACCGTCGCCTTCGCATTGCCCGGCGACACCGAAGCCATCGCCACCGGCGCACTCCTCGGTGCCTACCAGGCAAAAACCTATAAAACCGACACCGATGACATCAAGCTTCCGCCCGAAGCGGTCACCGTGTTGGGCGCCGATGCGGCCACCCTCACCCGCGTTCATGGCCTGGCCGCAGGGGTCTTCGCGACCCGCGACTGGGTGAACCAGCCCGGAAACTACCTGCGCCCCCCGAGCTTTGCCGACGATATCGCTCACAAGAGCCGCGCCGTTGGCCTTGAGGTCGACATCCTCGACGAAACAGCTCTCCAAGAGGCCGGTTACGGCGGCATCCTGGCCGTCGGCATGGGTTCGACCGAAAAACCCCGCCTCGTCAAGATCACCTACCGGGCCGAGGGTGCGTCCAAGCACGTGGCCTTTGTCGGCAAGGGCATCACCTTCGACACCGGTGGAATCTCCTTGAAGCCTTCGCAAGGCATGTGGGACATGAAGGGAGACATGGGCGGAGCAGCCGCGGTTTGCGGAGCCATGCTCGCCATCGCAGAGGTCAAGCCCAACGTCAACGTCACCGCTTGGGTGGCACTGGCCGAGAACATGCCCTCCGGCGACGCCTACCGCCCCGGTGACGTCGTCACGACCTACTCGGGCAAGACCGTCGAGGTGCTCAACACCGACGCGGAGGGCCGGATGGTGCTGTGCGACGCGCTGTGGCGCGCCGCCGAGGACTCCCCGGATGCTATCTACGACGTGGCGACCCTCACCGGTGGTCAGGTCATCGCCCTCGGCGCTCGCTGCGCTGGCGTCATGGGCGATGAGGAGGAGACCGCTCGCATCAAGCGCGTCGGCGATTCCGTCGGCGAGATGATGTGGCCGATGCCCATCCCCGAAGACATCAAGAAAAACATGTCCTCCACCATCGCCGACGTGGTGCAGGTGGCACGTGGGATGAAGCGCGACGGGCACATGCTCCAGGGCGGACACTTCCTGTCGAAGTTCCTGCCCGAGGGGCAGGCTTGGGCGCACATTGACATCGCCGGCCCGTCGGACGGACCCGACGCCTACGGCTATGTTCCCGCTGGCGGCTCCGGAATTCCGGTGCGCACTCTGGTGGGCCTAGTCGAGGACTTCCAAAGCTAG
- the gcvT gene encoding glycine cleavage system aminomethyltransferase GcvT, with amino-acid sequence MTETSTSPTDLVNSPLHDRHVALGAKFAPFGGWTMPLEYADGGVISEHTAVRERVGLFDVSHLGKVMVSGSGTIDFLNRCLTRNLERAGDGDALYTLCCDDNGGVVDDLIVYRFSADKVLLVPNAANNAGVASRLIQVQPEGIEIDNQHHDWAILAVQGPASQGLLERLGLPTPEKFMSFTEAKFGGTTVLVCRSGYTGEHGYELVVPSEGAGEVWDALVSEGSSDGIVPCGLAARDTLRLEMGYPLHGNELSAEISPVQARAGWAVGWKKDEFWGKDALVAEKEAGPEWKLWGLEATGRGVPRADMTVFVGDKPVGVTTSGSFSPTKKVGIALALLDTDEELGLEPGSEVEIEVRNRRLAAKVVKPPFVEAKTKS; translated from the coding sequence ATGACAGAGACGTCAACATCACCAACTGACCTGGTGAACTCCCCGCTGCACGATCGTCATGTCGCTCTAGGTGCGAAGTTTGCGCCCTTTGGCGGCTGGACGATGCCTCTCGAATACGCCGATGGTGGCGTGATCTCTGAACACACCGCTGTCCGCGAACGGGTCGGGTTGTTTGATGTATCACACCTCGGCAAAGTCATGGTGTCCGGTTCGGGCACGATCGACTTCTTGAACCGCTGTCTGACTCGCAATCTGGAGCGCGCCGGTGACGGCGATGCCCTGTATACGTTGTGCTGCGACGACAATGGTGGCGTGGTCGACGACCTGATCGTTTACCGTTTTTCTGCGGACAAGGTCCTCTTGGTGCCCAACGCCGCGAATAACGCGGGTGTGGCCTCACGCCTGATCCAGGTGCAGCCTGAGGGCATCGAGATTGACAACCAGCACCACGACTGGGCCATCCTGGCGGTACAAGGGCCTGCCTCGCAAGGGCTGCTGGAACGCCTGGGCTTGCCCACGCCGGAGAAGTTCATGAGTTTCACCGAGGCGAAGTTCGGTGGTACGACGGTGTTGGTGTGCCGTTCTGGGTACACCGGAGAACACGGCTATGAGCTGGTCGTCCCTTCCGAAGGAGCTGGCGAGGTATGGGACGCTCTGGTCTCGGAGGGCTCTTCCGATGGCATCGTTCCCTGTGGCCTGGCCGCCCGCGACACGCTGCGCCTGGAGATGGGCTACCCGCTGCATGGCAACGAGCTCTCCGCCGAGATCTCCCCGGTCCAGGCGCGAGCCGGTTGGGCCGTGGGCTGGAAGAAGGACGAGTTCTGGGGTAAAGACGCGCTGGTGGCCGAGAAGGAGGCAGGGCCGGAGTGGAAGCTGTGGGGCCTGGAAGCCACCGGCCGCGGAGTGCCGCGCGCCGATATGACCGTCTTCGTGGGCGATAAGCCCGTGGGAGTGACCACCTCGGGCTCATTCTCCCCAACCAAGAAGGTCGGCATCGCTCTAGCCCTCTTGGACACCGACGAGGAGTTGGGTTTGGAGCCGGGCAGCGAGGTTGAGATCGAAGTGCGCAACCGCCGCCTCGCCGCAAAGGTCGTGAAGCCACCGTTCGTGGAGGCGAAGACCAAGAGCTAG
- a CDS encoding NADPH-dependent F420 reductase encodes MRIAVLGTGQVGRNLASGLANIGHEITVGTRDVKTTLAATEPGAFAGWAEQHPQVKLATFADAAANSELVVNAAKGTATLDVLTAAGAENLSDKILIEVSNPLDFGGGFPATLTVKDTDSLGEQVQRAFPQALVVKTLNTIANELMIEPKRLAGGDHTVFVSGNDADAKATVTDILTALGHEDVIDLGDITTARGTEMYLGLWMRLFQSLGTLDFNIKVTR; translated from the coding sequence ATGCGCATCGCAGTTTTGGGAACCGGGCAGGTCGGACGCAACCTCGCGTCCGGGCTGGCCAATATCGGCCACGAGATCACCGTCGGCACCCGCGACGTGAAGACCACCCTGGCCGCTACCGAGCCGGGAGCGTTCGCCGGCTGGGCCGAGCAACATCCACAGGTCAAGCTGGCGACCTTCGCTGACGCCGCAGCGAACAGCGAACTCGTGGTCAACGCCGCCAAAGGCACCGCGACACTCGATGTCTTGACCGCGGCCGGAGCCGAAAACCTGTCCGACAAGATCCTTATCGAAGTGTCCAACCCACTCGACTTCGGAGGCGGATTCCCCGCCACCTTGACGGTGAAGGACACCGACTCGCTGGGAGAACAAGTACAGCGAGCGTTCCCGCAGGCCCTGGTCGTCAAGACCCTGAACACCATCGCCAATGAGTTGATGATCGAGCCCAAGCGCCTCGCGGGCGGCGATCACACAGTCTTCGTCTCCGGCAATGACGCCGACGCCAAGGCCACCGTCACCGACATCCTGACCGCCTTGGGTCACGAGGACGTGATCGACCTGGGAGACATCACCACCGCGCGCGGCACCGAAATGTACCTGGGGCTGTGGATGCGACTGTTCCAGTCACTCGGGACACTCGACTTCAATATCAAGGTGACCCGCTAA
- a CDS encoding TetR/AcrR family transcriptional regulator: MGRPKAGEPSARERILDAAFRLFYRHGVRGVGIDRVIAESGVAKATLYKHFASKDDLVLAYLDQVDQQWFDALHAAARSAGEAPRDQLLGMFDAVVDACSVEGFHGCAFINTAIESVPGSVVHTRAVEHKDQVRGWATDLAKRAGAADAEELARQLMVLMNGVLAGGGLDGDVRDSYVAKSAAEALIAGALPAR, from the coding sequence ATGGGTCGTCCCAAGGCGGGGGAGCCCTCGGCGCGAGAGCGCATCCTCGACGCGGCCTTCCGCCTGTTCTATCGCCACGGCGTTCGAGGTGTGGGCATTGACCGCGTGATCGCTGAGTCCGGCGTCGCCAAAGCCACGCTTTACAAACACTTCGCCAGCAAGGACGACCTGGTGTTGGCTTACTTGGACCAGGTGGACCAGCAGTGGTTCGACGCCTTGCACGCCGCCGCTCGCAGCGCGGGCGAGGCCCCCCGCGACCAGTTGCTGGGGATGTTCGACGCCGTCGTCGACGCGTGCAGTGTCGAGGGGTTCCACGGCTGCGCGTTCATTAACACCGCGATCGAGTCTGTTCCCGGCAGCGTCGTTCACACCCGCGCGGTCGAGCACAAGGACCAGGTCCGCGGCTGGGCCACCGACCTGGCAAAGCGAGCCGGGGCGGCCGACGCCGAGGAGTTGGCGCGGCAGCTCATGGTCCTCATGAACGGGGTGTTGGCCGGAGGCGGCCTTGACGGCGACGTGCGCGACTCCTACGTGGCCAAGTCCGCCGCAGAGGCACTGATCGCGGGCGCACTCCCCGCGCGGTAG
- a CDS encoding NAD-dependent epimerase/dehydratase family protein, with protein MKLLILGGTVFLSKEIGRQAIERGHEVTVAARGESGEPPPGAQFIRIDRTDPSTLEPLRGREFDAVVDVARIPAHVAETLEVLGDNVGHYTLVSSISVYADHSEPGKSAQTAETLEPIEADFAEPPGDAQTYGRSKVTVENLVRDKYGDRAFIPRPGLIIGPHDDADRFGYWPWRIAQGGEILAPSADALVQWIDVRDLASWIIGAAERKYKGTYDAICEPIAWSDFLSQIAKAVGTDPEFVYTNSEFLLEQGVNPWAGEESLGMWVPDSMAGMTGYDGKPARDAALHIRPLSETVAGWQETNTEADLQAKLSPEKESAVIAAWKART; from the coding sequence ATGAAGCTATTGATACTAGGCGGAACTGTCTTTCTGTCCAAAGAAATTGGACGCCAAGCCATTGAACGCGGGCACGAGGTCACGGTCGCGGCACGCGGCGAATCCGGCGAGCCTCCACCAGGGGCACAGTTTATCCGGATCGACCGTACCGATCCCTCCACATTGGAGCCTCTGCGTGGTCGTGAATTTGACGCCGTCGTGGACGTGGCGCGGATTCCCGCCCACGTCGCGGAGACTTTGGAAGTGCTGGGCGACAACGTCGGGCACTACACTCTCGTCTCCAGCATCAGCGTCTATGCCGATCATAGTGAGCCGGGCAAGAGCGCGCAGACAGCCGAGACCCTAGAGCCCATCGAGGCCGATTTTGCCGAACCACCCGGCGACGCGCAAACTTACGGGCGCAGCAAAGTCACCGTCGAGAACCTGGTCCGAGACAAGTACGGCGACCGGGCCTTCATCCCGCGCCCCGGCCTTATCATCGGCCCGCACGACGACGCCGACCGCTTCGGCTACTGGCCCTGGCGGATCGCCCAGGGCGGCGAGATCCTCGCCCCCAGCGCCGACGCGCTAGTGCAGTGGATCGACGTGCGTGACCTGGCTTCCTGGATCATCGGCGCGGCCGAGCGCAAATACAAGGGCACTTACGACGCCATCTGTGAACCCATCGCCTGGAGCGATTTCCTGTCGCAGATTGCCAAAGCGGTCGGCACTGACCCCGAGTTCGTCTACACCAATAGCGAGTTCCTGCTGGAACAGGGTGTTAACCCCTGGGCTGGCGAGGAGTCGCTGGGAATGTGGGTTCCCGATTCGATGGCCGGAATGACAGGCTATGACGGTAAACCGGCCCGCGACGCTGCGCTACACATTCGTCCGCTGTCCGAAACCGTGGCCGGTTGGCAGGAGACGAACACCGAGGCCGACTTGCAGGCGAAACTCTCGCCGGAGAAGGAATCCGCCGTGATCGCGGCCTGGAAGGCGCGAACCTAA
- a CDS encoding TetR/AcrR family transcriptional regulator, which produces MTRQDRTSRRLTAEDWADAALRAIGEGGLSSVAVEPLALKLGTTKGSFYHHFRNRRSLIEAALETWERDHTDAVIAHVSTIANEAGDPKEHLRELFTLIVEYSLNDHIEIGLLSSADDAAVAAVLERVTQRRVEHVAAMYERMGDDATTAWQRAALAVSVYLGHLQLIRISRGLLPTQSPEWKCHVEHVVSTLLAEG; this is translated from the coding sequence ATGACGAGGCAAGACCGCACATCCCGCCGGCTCACCGCCGAAGACTGGGCGGACGCGGCGCTACGTGCCATCGGTGAAGGAGGCCTCTCTAGCGTCGCCGTCGAGCCGCTGGCCCTCAAGCTCGGCACCACCAAGGGCAGCTTTTACCACCACTTCCGCAATCGGCGCTCTCTTATCGAAGCGGCCTTGGAAACCTGGGAACGCGATCACACCGATGCGGTCATCGCCCACGTCAGCACCATCGCCAACGAAGCCGGTGACCCGAAGGAACACCTGCGCGAGCTCTTCACCCTCATCGTCGAATACAGCCTGAACGATCACATCGAGATCGGCCTGCTATCCAGCGCCGACGACGCGGCGGTGGCAGCGGTACTGGAGCGCGTCACCCAGCGGCGCGTGGAGCACGTGGCGGCGATGTACGAGCGGATGGGCGACGATGCCACCACGGCATGGCAGAGGGCGGCGCTGGCGGTGAGCGTGTACCTGGGCCACTTGCAGCTGATTCGCATATCGAGGGGACTGCTTCCCACTCAGTCGCCCGAATGGAAGTGCCACGTCGAGCACGTCGTCTCGACGCTGTTGGCAGAGGGATAG
- a CDS encoding nicotinate-nucleotide--dimethylbenzimidazole phosphoribosyltransferase gives MSESTAAGPMTDLKAKFPNAVWTTRALNRLARAQIPGSGLGGLAASVGWAARVQGTASPVPFSAPRLIQFCGAYPPGWDAGELIAVPELIASTRKGESLLASTAAQAQVPVEIVEVPGHEFVAPGLLDTASLHSAQSLGRQSADRAIDQGADILLIGTFGAGAATAAAAVTSFTTRMDITELVAPMFNREGLIDDASWMRRVAALRDHMAHNRGFKRKADDVSARLGGAALSAAAAAIVSAAVRSVPVLLDGPGAMAAMMIAREYTLAAPKWCYSPDRSPHPVVERLAKQTGMAAGAGLGVDIADGISNVLGWQLMQRAVELAASLPIPEDGESDDSVEKETEEDTEEDTELPLELQPNVDPNLLED, from the coding sequence GTGTCTGAATCAACCGCGGCGGGCCCGATGACGGACCTAAAAGCCAAATTCCCCAACGCAGTATGGACGACCCGCGCTCTCAATCGACTCGCGCGAGCTCAGATCCCCGGTAGTGGTTTGGGAGGTCTCGCCGCTTCAGTCGGCTGGGCCGCCAGGGTCCAGGGCACGGCCTCTCCCGTGCCTTTTTCCGCACCGAGACTGATCCAGTTCTGTGGAGCATATCCGCCCGGTTGGGATGCGGGCGAACTCATCGCGGTCCCGGAGCTGATCGCGTCGACTCGCAAGGGGGAGTCGCTGTTGGCCTCCACGGCCGCGCAGGCGCAGGTGCCTGTGGAGATCGTCGAGGTACCTGGTCACGAGTTTGTGGCGCCGGGGTTGCTCGATACTGCCAGCTTGCACTCGGCCCAAAGCCTTGGACGTCAGTCAGCTGACCGCGCGATTGATCAGGGTGCCGATATTCTCTTGATCGGCACTTTCGGTGCCGGGGCCGCCACCGCCGCTGCGGCCGTTACTTCGTTTACCACTCGCATGGACATCACCGAGTTGGTCGCGCCTATGTTCAATCGCGAGGGGCTGATCGACGACGCCAGTTGGATGCGTCGCGTCGCGGCTTTGCGTGATCACATGGCGCACAACCGCGGTTTCAAACGCAAGGCCGACGACGTTTCCGCCCGGTTGGGAGGCGCGGCGCTCAGCGCGGCCGCGGCGGCGATTGTTTCCGCCGCGGTGCGCAGCGTACCGGTTTTGTTGGACGGGCCCGGGGCGATGGCTGCGATGATGATCGCTCGCGAGTACACTCTCGCGGCTCCGAAATGGTGCTATTCCCCTGACCGTTCGCCGCATCCGGTGGTGGAGCGTCTGGCCAAACAGACGGGAATGGCCGCTGGCGCGGGTTTGGGTGTCGACATCGCCGACGGCATTAGCAATGTGCTCGGCTGGCAGCTGATGCAGCGAGCGGTGGAACTGGCGGCGTCTTTGCCCATCCCTGAGGATGGTGAGTCCGACGATTCGGTGGAGAAGGAGACTGAGGAGGACACCGAGGAGGACACTGAGCTGCCATTGGAGTTGCAGCCCAACGTTGATCCGAACTTGTTGGAAGACTGA
- the dapF gene encoding diaminopimelate epimerase: MEFAKGHGTGNDFVIVPDHDNSRPLTPDEVSFLCNRRTGIGGDGLLRVIPTAAYLEDSDTAPAADLTGAKWFMDYYNADGSVSEMCGNGVRVFARYLLEQGMASGDHIKVATRAGIKEVRIDGDNLVVDMGPAEFGPTSQASLEGYAWPGQAVSMGNPHLVCHLGSQAEVDDLNLHTAPIVDKRIFPHGANVEFIAGEAPHIHMRVFERGVGETASCGTGTCAAAAVALRHSAGPIEPGTVATGSCRVDVPGGTLHITVTAETILMSGPALIVASGTVRL, from the coding sequence ATTGAATTCGCCAAGGGACACGGCACCGGAAACGACTTCGTGATCGTGCCAGATCACGACAACTCCAGGCCGCTGACACCCGATGAGGTCTCCTTTCTGTGCAACCGGCGCACAGGCATCGGCGGTGACGGATTGTTGCGGGTCATCCCCACAGCGGCCTACCTAGAGGACAGCGACACCGCGCCAGCGGCGGATCTGACAGGCGCCAAGTGGTTCATGGACTACTACAACGCCGATGGCTCCGTCTCGGAAATGTGTGGAAACGGCGTGCGAGTCTTCGCCCGGTACCTGCTGGAACAGGGAATGGCCTCCGGCGACCACATCAAAGTGGCGACCAGGGCCGGCATCAAAGAGGTACGAATAGACGGCGACAACCTCGTGGTCGACATGGGCCCCGCCGAATTCGGGCCCACCTCCCAAGCCTCGCTAGAGGGATACGCCTGGCCCGGACAAGCAGTGTCGATGGGAAATCCGCACCTCGTGTGCCACCTGGGGTCACAAGCCGAGGTCGACGACCTGAACCTGCACACCGCCCCGATTGTGGACAAACGCATCTTTCCCCACGGAGCCAACGTCGAGTTCATCGCCGGAGAAGCCCCACACATACACATGCGCGTCTTCGAACGCGGAGTCGGTGAGACGGCCTCGTGCGGAACCGGTACCTGCGCCGCGGCCGCAGTGGCGCTGCGCCACAGCGCTGGCCCCATCGAACCGGGCACGGTCGCAACCGGTTCCTGTCGGGTCGACGTGCCCGGCGGAACCCTGCACATCACCGTCACCGCGGAGACCATCCTCATGAGCGGACCAGCCCTCATCGTGGCATCGGGAACCGTCCGTCTCTAA
- a CDS encoding NAD-dependent malic enzyme, with translation MSDARLPSAGFSITVRLALSADPGAAGRLATVVGQAGAIVTALDVVSSEHTRMVVDLTCDTSDAHHAEQVTQILGAMPDFEVKKVSDRTFLLHLGGKIEVKSKVPLRNRDDLSMAYTPGVARVCQAIANNPDDARRLTIKRNSVAVVSDGSAVLGLGNIGPEAAMPVMEGKAALFKKFGDVDAWPVCLDTQDTEEIINTVANLAPTFGGINLEDIAAPRCFEIEEKLRERLDIPVFHDDQHGTAIVVMAALTNALRVVNKEFSDTKIVVAGAGAAGTAIIRLLMKHDVKDIIVCDREGALCRGTEAPDATKKWLAENTNKDNYQGDLAGAMRGADVFIGVSAPNILKGSDVATMGGDPIVFALANPDPEISPTEAARHAAIVATGRSDQPNQINNVLAFPGVFRGLLDAQARGWHDDAAMAAATAIADCVGADKINPTYIIPSVFDSKVAPAVAAAVREVMVKNHPED, from the coding sequence ATGTCTGACGCCCGCCTCCCCAGCGCTGGATTCTCGATCACTGTCCGTTTGGCCCTTTCGGCCGATCCGGGCGCGGCAGGTCGACTTGCGACCGTTGTTGGTCAGGCAGGCGCGATCGTGACGGCTCTGGACGTCGTCTCCTCCGAGCACACTCGCATGGTGGTCGACCTGACCTGTGACACCTCGGATGCCCACCATGCCGAACAGGTGACACAGATTCTGGGCGCCATGCCTGACTTCGAGGTGAAGAAGGTCTCCGACCGAACGTTCTTGCTGCACTTGGGCGGCAAGATCGAGGTGAAGTCGAAGGTGCCGTTGCGCAACCGCGACGACCTGTCAATGGCCTACACCCCGGGTGTGGCGCGAGTGTGCCAGGCGATTGCCAACAACCCCGACGACGCTCGTCGTCTGACTATCAAGCGCAATTCTGTGGCCGTGGTATCCGACGGTTCGGCGGTGCTGGGTTTGGGCAATATCGGGCCCGAGGCGGCAATGCCGGTCATGGAGGGCAAGGCCGCCCTGTTCAAGAAGTTCGGTGACGTCGACGCGTGGCCGGTGTGTCTGGACACCCAAGACACTGAGGAGATCATCAACACGGTGGCTAATTTGGCCCCGACCTTCGGCGGCATCAACCTGGAGGACATCGCCGCGCCGCGCTGTTTCGAGATCGAGGAGAAGCTGCGCGAGCGCCTTGACATTCCGGTGTTCCACGACGACCAGCACGGCACCGCGATCGTGGTCATGGCGGCGCTGACCAATGCGCTGCGGGTGGTGAACAAGGAGTTCTCTGACACGAAGATCGTTGTCGCCGGGGCGGGAGCCGCTGGTACCGCGATCATCCGGCTGCTGATGAAGCATGATGTCAAGGACATCATTGTGTGTGACCGCGAAGGTGCCCTGTGTCGGGGCACTGAGGCCCCGGACGCGACGAAGAAGTGGCTGGCGGAGAACACGAACAAGGACAACTACCAGGGCGACCTGGCTGGGGCGATGCGGGGAGCCGATGTCTTCATCGGTGTGAGCGCCCCGAACATCCTCAAGGGCTCTGATGTGGCGACCATGGGTGGCGACCCGATCGTGTTCGCCCTGGCCAACCCGGACCCGGAGATCAGCCCAACCGAAGCGGCGCGCCACGCCGCGATCGTGGCTACGGGGCGGTCCGATCAGCCCAACCAGATCAACAACGTTCTAGCCTTCCCTGGTGTGTTCCGGGGCTTGCTGGACGCGCAGGCACGTGGCTGGCACGATGACGCGGCCATGGCGGCGGCTACGGCGATCGCCGATTGCGTGGGAGCGGACAAGATCAACCCCACGTACATCATCCCCAGCGTCTTTGACTCGAAGGTGGCTCCGGCTGTGGCAGCGGCCGTGCGCGAGGTGATGGTCAAAAACCACCCGGAGGATTAG